A portion of the bacterium genome contains these proteins:
- a CDS encoding matrixin family metalloprotease has protein sequence MKWRLGVFGLVGALLIGCQTGGTSYEHSRYDYWSFRARSGRLPEPNYLPWALHEESLPLGGRGYVVCRWPDDAFPLRYYVESPIIREELQDEFRPRDPGEFVAAVERAFDIWQKAIGRPVRFQRVHERKDARLVVHMQADKNERAEGFVLGVVRDETERCQIQGRGEQPDQVRIEYQVDDAYLYISDSVGLLTPHQVQSIALHEIGHVLGVSGQHSPLRGDVMYRVASDRRVDALSQHDTNTLRALYRLAPGRIYVRTDEARSKPLSEVRRDPPRLDHELRDDRYDVEVRFPRGWQVIRSARGWIAIDGLSWDYDASIQVVSGRGDFDPEYAPLSLNRLVTGEIQRSEMLEIDGQPIARVVASSDGRTEEISMIGWQKGWLVFVIADCRSEDYQLYQPWFRSVLLSLDHPVEAAKVWRRKPGVSAPPR, from the coding sequence ATGAAGTGGCGACTCGGCGTGTTCGGCCTCGTGGGCGCGTTGCTGATCGGCTGTCAGACCGGCGGGACGAGTTACGAGCACAGCCGCTACGACTACTGGAGTTTCCGCGCGCGCTCCGGGCGACTTCCGGAGCCGAACTATCTACCCTGGGCCCTGCACGAGGAATCTCTGCCACTCGGGGGGCGCGGCTATGTGGTGTGTCGCTGGCCCGACGATGCCTTCCCGCTGCGCTACTACGTGGAGTCTCCGATCATTCGCGAAGAACTCCAGGACGAATTCCGACCACGAGATCCCGGGGAGTTCGTGGCTGCGGTCGAGCGCGCATTCGATATCTGGCAGAAGGCGATCGGTCGGCCGGTGCGTTTTCAGCGCGTGCACGAGCGCAAGGACGCGCGCCTGGTCGTTCACATGCAGGCGGACAAGAACGAGAGAGCCGAAGGCTTTGTGCTGGGCGTGGTGCGTGACGAAACCGAGCGCTGCCAGATCCAGGGCCGCGGCGAGCAACCCGATCAGGTGCGCATCGAATACCAGGTCGATGACGCCTACCTGTACATCAGCGACTCGGTCGGCCTCCTGACGCCCCATCAGGTCCAGTCGATCGCATTGCACGAGATCGGCCACGTGCTAGGCGTTTCGGGGCAACACAGTCCGCTGCGAGGGGACGTCATGTATCGCGTGGCGAGCGATCGTCGCGTCGACGCGCTGTCCCAGCACGACACGAATACCCTGCGCGCTCTGTACCGACTCGCGCCGGGCCGCATCTACGTGCGAACGGATGAAGCCCGCTCGAAACCGCTATCGGAAGTGCGCCGCGATCCGCCGCGCCTCGACCATGAGTTGCGCGACGATCGCTACGACGTAGAGGTGCGTTTTCCGCGCGGCTGGCAGGTGATTCGCTCTGCGCGCGGCTGGATTGCGATCGACGGACTGAGTTGGGACTACGACGCGTCGATTCAGGTGGTGTCGGGCCGAGGCGATTTCGATCCCGAGTACGCGCCCCTGAGCCTGAACCGACTCGTCACCGGTGAAATCCAGCGCTCGGAGATGCTCGAGATCGACGGTCAGCCGATCGCGCGCGTCGTCGCGAGTTCCGACGGTCGCACCGAAGAGATCAGCATGATCGGCTGGCAGAAGGGCTGGTTGGTGTTCGTGATCGCGGACTGTCGCAGCGAGGACTACCAGCTCTATCAGCCCTGGTTCCGCAGTGTGCTGCTCTCGCTCGATCACCCGGTCGAAGCGGCCAAGGTCTGGCGGCGAAAGCCCGGCGTTTCCGCGCCTCCTCGTTAG
- a CDS encoding amidohydrolase, with the protein MKFLRIVLVLIVIAAAIAGVRSYLGRPGNVLYVNGPILTMDAENSVVDALAVAGDRIFAAGNAAELRGWADENGASVVDLQGRALLPGFIDAHGHFPGMGVYAVFINLNSPPIGNVETIASLVTRLTERASETGDGEWIVGMGYDDTLLAERRHPTRHDLDQATPQHPIAVLHTSGHLAVLNSAGLELLGITKDTPDPEGGVIRRDAQGVPDGVLEETAMHAAQALLVPSALEGLQMMRAASEIYLEQGVTTAQSGATALSMFRAFDWMSWLGIIEVRLVVWPALDGAEAMLAGEIKAPDWDPLRLRTGAIKLIGDGSIQGYTGYLSQPYFVPPGDDPAYRGYPRIPRDELIEQVGRYHAAGYQLAVHGNGDASIDDILDAFEKAQRENPREDTRHIVIHAQMARDDQLDRMKTLGILPSFFSLHTFYWGDRHRTIFMGPERAARMSPAASAIERDLRFTIHADVPVVPLEPLRLAWAAVNRRTRSGFELGPEQRISAMQALRALTIDAAWQHFEDSVKGSLEAGKLADLVILSGNPLSDPLDRIAVVETILGGRSVYRRDLANDSN; encoded by the coding sequence ATGAAATTTCTGCGAATCGTTCTGGTTCTCATCGTGATCGCGGCGGCCATCGCGGGCGTGCGCAGCTATCTGGGACGGCCCGGCAACGTCTTGTACGTCAACGGTCCGATCCTCACGATGGACGCGGAGAATTCCGTGGTCGACGCGCTCGCGGTCGCGGGAGATCGAATCTTCGCAGCGGGGAACGCGGCCGAGTTGCGCGGCTGGGCCGACGAGAACGGCGCCAGCGTGGTCGACCTGCAGGGTCGCGCACTCTTGCCGGGCTTCATCGACGCGCACGGTCACTTCCCGGGCATGGGCGTGTACGCGGTCTTCATCAACCTGAACAGCCCGCCCATCGGCAACGTGGAGACGATCGCGAGTCTGGTCACCCGCCTGACGGAACGCGCGAGTGAAACAGGGGACGGCGAGTGGATCGTGGGCATGGGCTATGACGACACTCTGCTCGCCGAGCGACGACACCCCACACGCCACGATCTCGATCAGGCTACTCCCCAGCATCCGATCGCAGTCTTGCACACTTCCGGACATCTTGCGGTGCTCAATAGCGCCGGTCTGGAACTGCTGGGAATCACAAAGGACACCCCGGATCCCGAAGGCGGCGTGATCCGACGAGATGCACAGGGAGTTCCCGATGGCGTCCTCGAGGAAACCGCGATGCACGCCGCGCAGGCCCTTCTGGTGCCGTCTGCGTTGGAAGGATTGCAGATGATGCGCGCTGCAAGCGAGATCTACCTGGAGCAGGGTGTGACGACCGCCCAGAGTGGCGCGACGGCGCTGAGCATGTTCCGGGCCTTCGACTGGATGTCCTGGCTAGGGATCATCGAAGTAAGGCTGGTCGTCTGGCCCGCACTCGACGGCGCCGAAGCCATGCTGGCGGGTGAAATCAAGGCACCCGACTGGGATCCGCTACGTCTGCGAACTGGTGCGATCAAACTGATCGGCGATGGCTCGATCCAGGGCTACACCGGCTATCTGTCACAGCCTTACTTCGTTCCCCCCGGTGACGATCCTGCTTACCGCGGCTACCCGCGCATTCCGCGCGACGAACTGATCGAACAGGTCGGCCGCTACCACGCAGCCGGTTACCAGCTGGCCGTTCACGGCAATGGCGACGCTTCGATCGACGACATCCTGGACGCGTTCGAAAAGGCGCAGCGCGAGAATCCTCGCGAAGACACCCGGCACATCGTGATCCACGCGCAGATGGCACGCGACGATCAACTCGATCGCATGAAGACACTCGGCATCCTGCCCAGCTTCTTCAGTCTGCACACGTTCTACTGGGGCGACCGCCACCGCACGATCTTCATGGGACCCGAGCGGGCAGCCCGCATGAGTCCCGCGGCTTCGGCGATCGAGCGAGACCTGCGCTTCACGATCCACGCAGACGTGCCGGTGGTACCTCTGGAACCTCTGCGCCTCGCCTGGGCGGCGGTCAACCGGCGGACGCGCTCGGGCTTCGAACTGGGCCCGGAACAACGCATCTCCGCGATGCAGGCCCTGCGAGCCCTGACGATCGACGCCGCCTGGCAGCACTTCGAGGATTCAGTCAAGGGATCGCTCGAAGCCGGCAAGCTCGCGGACCTGGTGATCCTGTCCGGCAATCCGCTCAGCGATCCCCTGGATCGGATCGCCGTGGTCGAGACGATTCTCGGCGGCCGCTCCGTCTACCGCCGAGACCTCGCGAACGATTCGAACTAA
- a CDS encoding alanine:cation symporter family protein produces the protein MSGLDAAVNAWVRPAADALSALVFFKVSVAGAELPLVVLWLVAGAFFFTFRFSFINLRGLRHAFELLRRPAESDQPGQVTHFQALSTAVSGTVGIGNIGGVAIAVSLGGPGAAFWMIVAGFLGMATKFVECTLGVIYRRENPDSSVRGGPMYYLERGFGELGWSRLGRGLGLFYAVGIVIGCLGIGNMFQSNQAFVQIVGVTGGAESWLADKGWLVGVTIALAVASVILGGIRSIARVTSRLVPFMAVLYLAAAFVVLAMNAEALPWAYGQMIAGAFSSDGVAGGALGTMIIGFQRAVFSNEAGIGSATIAHSAVRTGEPLTEGYVSLLEPLIDTVVICQVTALVVITTSYFVPGFIHGGLGGIEMTSAAFERNLWWAPVPLAVAAMLFAFSTMISWSYYGLVAWVYLVGDSRAKVQSFNAVFCIFVALGCMIQLE, from the coding sequence ATGAGTGGGCTAGACGCCGCAGTCAACGCCTGGGTCCGACCCGCGGCCGACGCGCTTTCGGCCCTCGTCTTCTTCAAGGTGTCGGTCGCTGGCGCGGAATTGCCACTGGTCGTTCTGTGGCTGGTGGCGGGGGCGTTCTTCTTCACGTTCCGCTTTTCATTCATCAATCTGCGGGGCTTGCGCCACGCTTTCGAACTCCTACGGCGACCGGCAGAAAGCGATCAGCCCGGCCAGGTGACGCACTTCCAGGCGCTTTCGACCGCGGTCTCGGGCACCGTGGGTATCGGGAATATTGGCGGCGTGGCGATCGCCGTTTCCCTGGGTGGGCCGGGCGCGGCGTTCTGGATGATCGTGGCGGGCTTCCTGGGCATGGCCACGAAGTTCGTCGAATGCACTCTGGGCGTGATCTACCGGCGCGAGAATCCCGACAGCAGCGTGCGGGGCGGCCCCATGTACTACCTGGAGCGCGGCTTCGGCGAACTGGGCTGGTCGCGGCTCGGTCGCGGCCTGGGGCTCTTCTACGCCGTGGGCATCGTGATTGGCTGCCTGGGGATCGGCAATATGTTCCAGTCCAATCAGGCGTTCGTGCAGATCGTGGGGGTGACCGGCGGCGCGGAGAGTTGGCTGGCCGACAAGGGCTGGCTCGTGGGTGTGACGATCGCCCTCGCGGTTGCATCGGTGATCCTCGGCGGCATTCGCAGCATCGCGCGCGTGACCTCGCGACTCGTTCCGTTCATGGCTGTTCTGTACCTGGCGGCGGCCTTCGTCGTGCTGGCGATGAACGCAGAGGCCTTGCCCTGGGCCTACGGCCAGATGATTGCGGGGGCCTTCAGTTCCGACGGTGTGGCGGGTGGAGCGCTGGGAACGATGATCATCGGATTTCAACGCGCCGTGTTTTCGAACGAAGCGGGCATAGGTTCGGCCACGATCGCGCATTCTGCGGTGCGCACCGGCGAGCCGCTCACCGAAGGCTATGTATCGCTGCTCGAACCGCTGATCGATACGGTCGTCATCTGTCAGGTGACTGCGCTGGTCGTGATCACGACGTCCTACTTCGTGCCCGGCTTCATCCACGGGGGGCTCGGTGGCATCGAGATGACTTCCGCCGCCTTCGAGCGAAATCTCTGGTGGGCGCCGGTGCCCCTGGCCGTCGCGGCCATGTTATTTGCGTTTTCGACGATGATTTCCTGGTCGTACTACGGCCTGGTCGCGTGGGTCTACCTGGTCGGTGATTCGCGCGCCAAGGTGCAGAGTTTCAACGCGGTGTTCTGCATCTTCGTGGCGTTGGGCTGCATGATCCAGCTCGAA